Proteins encoded in a region of the Chryseobacterium piperi genome:
- a CDS encoding glycosyltransferase family 4 protein: MKIAFDAKRFFHNTSGLGNYSRDLVRILSHYFPENTYLLLNKNKSERGADILVKPDVHFVETSKGSMSRQLKMGKDAQKQDADIFHGLSGELPLQWEKTPIKKVVTIHDLIFMRYPQYYSFFDRKIHLWKFKKAAQNADRIIAISEQTKRDIIQYLKVPEDKIEVIYQGCHQAFKEEQPSELIHATQEKFNLPERFILNVGTIEPRKNLLNIVKAIKDTNIPLVVVGRKTKYYKKVEAFIRKNKMEKQVYFLEGVSMDELAILYKLADIFVYPSFFEGFGIPVIEALFSKTVTITSNTSCLPEAGGKDSVYVNPENELDIRSKIQFLWDNESERKRRSDKSFEFVQKFNDEPIANELMNFYQKIFEKNI, encoded by the coding sequence ATGAAGATTGCCTTTGATGCAAAACGTTTTTTCCATAATACATCAGGACTAGGCAATTATTCCAGAGATCTGGTGAGAATTCTGTCTCACTATTTCCCTGAAAATACATATTTGCTGCTCAATAAAAACAAATCAGAACGAGGAGCGGACATTTTGGTAAAACCGGATGTCCATTTTGTAGAAACATCCAAAGGAAGTATGTCGCGTCAGCTTAAGATGGGAAAGGATGCTCAAAAACAAGATGCAGATATTTTTCATGGTTTATCAGGTGAATTACCTTTACAATGGGAGAAGACTCCTATAAAAAAAGTAGTGACTATTCATGACCTGATCTTCATGCGATATCCGCAGTATTATTCTTTTTTTGACCGTAAAATCCACTTATGGAAGTTCAAAAAAGCAGCGCAGAATGCGGATCGTATCATTGCTATTTCAGAACAGACAAAAAGAGATATTATCCAGTATTTAAAAGTTCCGGAAGATAAAATTGAAGTGATTTATCAGGGATGTCATCAGGCTTTTAAAGAAGAACAGCCTTCTGAGCTGATCCACGCTACCCAGGAGAAGTTTAATCTTCCTGAAAGGTTTATCCTAAACGTAGGGACGATTGAACCGCGTAAAAATCTTCTGAATATTGTAAAAGCCATCAAGGACACGAATATCCCTTTAGTAGTAGTGGGAAGAAAAACGAAATATTATAAAAAGGTAGAGGCATTTATCAGGAAAAATAAAATGGAAAAACAAGTTTATTTTCTTGAAGGCGTTTCTATGGATGAGCTTGCAATTCTCTACAAACTGGCCGATATTTTTGTATACCCAAGTTTCTTCGAGGGCTTTGGAATACCTGTTATTGAGGCACTTTTCTCAAAAACGGTAACCATTACAAGCAATACGAGCTGTCTTCCTGAAGCGGGTGGGAAAGACTCGGTTTATGTAAATCCGGAAAATGAACTCGATATCCGATCCAAAATACAATTTTTGTGGGACAATGAATCGGAAAGAAAACGCCGTAGTGATAAGAGTTTTGAGTTTGTTCAGAAGTTTAATGATGAACCGATTGCCAATGAACTGATGAATTTTTATCAAAAAATTTTTGAAAAAAATATTTGA
- a CDS encoding polysaccharide deacetylase family protein, with the protein MVLLSFDIEEFDMPLEYKGTIPFERQISISQTGLERILDILKKHQVKATFFSTVVFAENSKHLIKRLLEEGHELASHTWFHSEFEEKHLKESRERLEDLFSTKVTGLRMPRMMPVDEKAVEKAGYSYNSSINPTFLPGRYNNLKVSRTYFKEGNVTQVPASVSPNFRIPLFWLSFHNFPLSIYKKLASDSLKKDDYLNVYFHPWEFAEIKDEAFKLPGFTVKNSGMDMVKRFDKFIGWLKNKKYSFGTFQEFQKKIES; encoded by the coding sequence ATGGTTTTATTAAGTTTTGATATTGAAGAATTTGATATGCCATTGGAGTACAAAGGAACGATTCCTTTTGAACGGCAGATTTCCATTTCGCAGACCGGACTGGAAAGGATACTGGATATTCTTAAAAAACATCAGGTAAAAGCAACGTTCTTTTCAACGGTTGTTTTTGCAGAAAACAGCAAACATTTGATTAAACGATTATTGGAAGAAGGACATGAGCTGGCTTCCCATACCTGGTTTCATTCCGAATTTGAAGAAAAGCATTTAAAAGAATCACGTGAAAGACTGGAAGATTTATTTTCCACGAAAGTAACGGGTTTAAGAATGCCGAGGATGATGCCGGTGGATGAAAAAGCCGTAGAAAAAGCAGGCTATTCCTATAATTCATCGATTAATCCTACATTCCTTCCGGGTCGCTACAATAATTTAAAAGTATCAAGAACTTATTTTAAAGAGGGAAATGTGACACAGGTTCCGGCCTCTGTTTCTCCTAATTTCAGAATCCCTTTATTCTGGCTGAGTTTTCATAATTTTCCGCTGTCGATCTACAAAAAACTGGCTTCAGATAGTTTGAAGAAGGATGATTACTTAAACGTATATTTCCATCCGTGGGAATTTGCGGAAATTAAGGATGAAGCATTTAAACTCCCTGGATTTACAGTGAAAAATTCAGGAATGGATATGGTCAAAAGATTTGATAAGTTCATAGGGTGGCTTAAAAATAAAAAGTATAGCTTTGGAACATTCCAGGAATTTCAAAAAAAGATAGAATCATGA
- a CDS encoding glycosyltransferase family 2 protein: protein MKKISIVIPAYNEEGNVAMIHQKIKEVFSGLNNYDFEIIFVNDGSRDGTQQKLEALSEQYDEVKFIEFSRNFGHQPAVKAGMDYAHGNAVISMDGDLQHPPELIPDMIRKWEEGYDVVLTVRTYPKEISFFKRKTSDFFYKLLSSLSDVNLTKGGGSDFRLLDASAVEVMRQFNEDDLFLRGLTSWMGFKQTAIDFTACERVAGESSYNLKKMVTFAFTGITAFSVKPLYIAAYLGFLFSAISVIGYGIYVIHSFVSHTEISGWASLIMTIVFFGGLQLIILGIIGIYLGKIFKQVKERPNYIIKNKNF, encoded by the coding sequence ATGAAAAAGATTTCTATTGTAATTCCTGCCTATAACGAAGAAGGAAATGTAGCTATGATTCATCAGAAAATCAAAGAGGTTTTCTCAGGACTCAACAATTATGATTTTGAAATCATATTCGTGAATGATGGAAGCAGGGATGGTACTCAGCAGAAACTGGAAGCACTATCCGAACAATATGATGAAGTGAAATTTATAGAATTTTCAAGAAATTTCGGACATCAGCCTGCCGTAAAAGCAGGAATGGATTATGCCCATGGAAATGCAGTAATCTCGATGGATGGTGATCTTCAGCATCCTCCGGAACTGATTCCTGATATGATCAGAAAGTGGGAAGAAGGCTATGATGTTGTACTCACCGTAAGAACATATCCCAAAGAAATTTCTTTCTTTAAAAGAAAAACTTCGGACTTTTTCTATAAACTCTTATCCAGCCTCTCCGATGTAAACCTTACCAAAGGTGGTGGCTCAGATTTCAGATTATTAGATGCCAGTGCTGTGGAAGTCATGAGACAGTTCAATGAAGACGATCTGTTTTTAAGAGGATTGACGAGCTGGATGGGTTTCAAACAAACAGCAATAGATTTTACAGCTTGTGAAAGAGTAGCTGGTGAAAGCAGTTACAATCTTAAAAAGATGGTGACTTTTGCCTTTACAGGAATTACAGCTTTTAGTGTAAAGCCACTATATATTGCAGCCTATTTGGGCTTTTTATTCTCCGCTATATCAGTGATAGGATACGGAATTTATGTTATTCATTCCTTTGTCAGTCATACTGAAATTTCAGGTTGGGCATCTTTGATTATGACCATTGTATTTTTTGGAGGGCTACAACTGATTATTCTTGGAATTATTGGGATTTACCTGGGTAAAATCTTTAAACAGGTGAAAGAAAGACCTAATTATATTATAAAAAATAAAAATTTTTAA
- a CDS encoding glycosyltransferase family 87 protein, with product MKEKILKFILNPKYIFGVYLIISVVTAISKYFRGNYAINNYLIFKNVFFNTVNEKNLFIHYPDLYFDLNHYGVFFSLLIAPFAEMPDWLGISLWNLVNTFVFVYAIHKLPFSDTKKALFGILCLQEYITAALSLQFNVALTGLLLLSAIYIYERKEVKSVTAILVGIFVKIYGIVGLTQFFFIKNKAKFILSGIGIAVLFVVIPMIYSTPQFVIQSYADWFHSIVEKNNENQVLGNMQDISLMGFFRRIMGDASISNLVFLAFGLPLFALPYIRIKQYQHYAFQLMILASSLLFLVLFSSSSESPTYIIAVVGVMIWYFLQKERTPLATGLLIFVIIFTCFSTSDLFPKWVKNEYITKYSLKAVPCIAVWLRVVYELLTKDFEKNYSLN from the coding sequence TTGAAAGAAAAAATTTTAAAATTCATATTAAACCCTAAATATATATTTGGGGTTTATCTTATTATATCAGTAGTTACTGCGATTTCTAAATATTTTAGGGGAAATTACGCAATCAACAACTATTTGATTTTTAAAAACGTATTTTTCAATACGGTCAATGAGAAGAATTTATTTATCCATTATCCGGATCTTTATTTTGACCTGAATCATTATGGCGTTTTTTTCAGCTTACTGATCGCTCCGTTTGCTGAGATGCCGGATTGGCTTGGGATTTCTCTTTGGAATCTGGTTAATACTTTCGTATTTGTTTATGCAATTCATAAATTGCCTTTTTCAGATACTAAAAAAGCCCTTTTCGGAATTCTTTGTTTGCAGGAATACATTACGGCTGCTCTAAGTTTACAGTTTAATGTTGCTTTAACAGGTTTGCTCTTATTATCTGCTATTTATATTTACGAAAGAAAAGAAGTAAAATCGGTAACAGCAATCCTGGTAGGGATTTTTGTGAAAATTTACGGTATTGTTGGGCTTACCCAATTTTTCTTTATTAAAAATAAAGCAAAATTCATTCTTTCAGGAATAGGCATTGCGGTATTATTCGTTGTAATTCCGATGATCTATTCTACACCCCAATTTGTGATCCAGAGTTATGCTGATTGGTTTCATTCTATTGTCGAAAAAAATAATGAGAATCAGGTATTGGGAAATATGCAGGATATTTCATTAATGGGCTTTTTCAGAAGAATTATGGGGGATGCATCTATTTCTAATCTGGTGTTTTTGGCGTTTGGATTACCACTGTTTGCGCTACCATATATTCGGATTAAGCAATACCAACATTATGCTTTCCAGCTGATGATTTTAGCCTCCAGCTTATTATTTCTGGTGTTGTTTAGCTCAAGCTCAGAATCACCGACTTATATTATTGCCGTGGTAGGTGTAATGATCTGGTATTTCCTTCAGAAAGAAAGAACACCGCTTGCTACCGGTCTGTTGATTTTTGTTATTATTTTTACTTGTTTTTCAACATCGGATCTATTCCCTAAATGGGTTAAAAATGAGTATATCACCAAATATTCTTTAAAAGCAGTACCTTGCATTGCGGTTTGGTTGCGAGTGGTGTATGAACTTCTAACCAAAGATTTTGAAAAAAATTACAGCCTGAACTGA
- a CDS encoding 2,3,4,5-tetrahydropyridine-2,6-dicarboxylate N-succinyltransferase has translation MSLQQTIENIWDNRDLLQNEESQKAIREVISLLDSGELRVAEPTDNGWQVNEWVKKAVVMYFPIQKMETIEVGPFEFHDKIPLKRNYAEKGVRVVPHAIAREGAFVASGVIMMPSYVNIGAYVDSGTMVDTWATVGSCAQIGKNVHLSGGVGIGGVLEPLQAAPVIIEDDCFIGSRCIVVEGVHVEKEAVLGANVVLTASTKIIDVTGDQPVEIKGRVPARSVVIPGSYTKQYPAGEYQVPCALIIGTRKESTDKKTSLNDALRENNVAV, from the coding sequence ATGTCGTTACAACAAACTATTGAAAACATTTGGGATAATAGAGATTTATTACAAAATGAAGAGAGCCAGAAGGCGATAAGAGAGGTTATTTCTTTATTAGACTCCGGAGAACTTCGTGTTGCTGAACCTACAGACAACGGATGGCAGGTTAATGAATGGGTGAAGAAAGCGGTAGTTATGTATTTCCCGATTCAAAAAATGGAAACTATAGAAGTAGGACCATTTGAATTTCATGATAAAATTCCTTTAAAGAGAAATTATGCTGAAAAAGGAGTAAGAGTTGTACCTCATGCGATTGCAAGAGAAGGAGCTTTTGTTGCTTCAGGGGTAATTATGATGCCTTCTTATGTGAATATCGGAGCGTATGTAGATTCAGGGACTATGGTAGATACCTGGGCTACAGTAGGAAGCTGTGCACAAATCGGTAAAAATGTTCACCTGAGTGGAGGAGTAGGTATTGGTGGTGTATTAGAACCTTTACAGGCAGCACCGGTAATTATTGAAGATGATTGTTTCATCGGTTCAAGATGTATCGTAGTAGAAGGAGTACATGTAGAAAAAGAAGCGGTATTGGGCGCGAATGTGGTATTAACGGCTTCTACTAAAATTATAGATGTAACAGGAGATCAACCTGTTGAAATCAAAGGAAGAGTACCTGCACGTTCAGTAGTAATCCCGGGAAGTTATACAAAACAATATCCTGCGGGAGAATATCAGGTTCCTTGTGCTTTGATTATCGGTACAAGAAAGGAATCTACTGATAAAAAGACTTCTCTTAATGATGCGTTGAGAGAAAACAACGTAGCAGTCTAA
- a CDS encoding DUF2255 family protein produces MNQQDAIQYVSENEIIGIKAGLQRDTFLDVWMVVVNNRIFARSWGFAERSWYNSFLQDPLGQIQCGDSILHINAYIPTDLNDLTDRINTAYLTKYSTRKYARPITEQQHVEKTMEFVILDKISNQI; encoded by the coding sequence ATGAATCAACAAGATGCTATACAATATGTTAGCGAAAATGAAATTATCGGAATAAAAGCCGGTTTACAGCGGGATACATTTTTAGATGTCTGGATGGTTGTTGTCAATAACAGGATCTTTGCACGTTCCTGGGGATTTGCAGAAAGAAGCTGGTATAATAGTTTTTTACAGGATCCTCTGGGGCAAATACAATGTGGAGATTCTATTCTTCATATCAATGCATATATTCCAACTGATCTCAATGATCTTACTGACCGTATTAACACGGCTTATTTGACAAAATACAGTACCAGGAAATATGCAAGACCAATAACAGAACAACAGCATGTTGAGAAAACAATGGAGTTTGTTATTCTAGACAAGATTTCTAATCAAATTTAA
- a CDS encoding LytR/AlgR family response regulator transcription factor has product MKNKTFAFIKTDKKLVKLFFNDIVIIKGLGNYVEIYTTFDKKYTYYKTLKDLVESLPDEFMRIHNSYIVNLTNVESFENNHIICKGLKIAVAKSYRDCLTDTLDKIML; this is encoded by the coding sequence ATGAAAAATAAAACTTTCGCTTTTATTAAAACAGATAAGAAGCTGGTGAAGCTTTTCTTTAATGACATTGTGATTATAAAAGGTCTTGGAAATTATGTAGAAATATACACCACATTTGATAAAAAATATACCTATTACAAGACTCTTAAAGATCTGGTTGAAAGTTTGCCTGACGAGTTTATGCGTATACATAACTCATATATTGTAAATTTAACCAATGTTGAATCTTTTGAAAATAATCATATTATTTGTAAAGGACTAAAAATAGCTGTGGCAAAAAGCTACCGCGATTGTTTGACCGATACTCTGGATAAAATCATGTTATAG
- a CDS encoding ankyrin repeat domain-containing protein has protein sequence MMTLLSCSDLNPRSRKKENKTQYPPAKMFKGDQLLAAQKILDGDLEGMEKVIKDKNIALDKLGEDTGYTLLMYASIIEDMNAMKKLLDLGANPNIVVPYNGYKTPLRHAVALNNYEMLKLLFSYKANPNPQLGDSPLYDAMMIGGVDDTERKMIDYLLKQGADINNLSYSGNNIMEAAARDDLDLTTYFLEKGGNPVIPGTGLCPMASYIEYKDKQKKDRNLPESPYYEKLSAIKKILIEKYQVQFPVKKDLTAEAALRIKLYEKLDSNDKLSVNFNNNYGENQYKKDLELIKKP, from the coding sequence ATGATGACACTCTTATCTTGTTCAGATCTCAATCCCAGATCTCGTAAAAAGGAAAATAAAACGCAGTATCCTCCTGCAAAAATGTTCAAAGGAGATCAGTTATTGGCTGCCCAGAAAATTCTGGACGGTGATCTGGAGGGGATGGAAAAAGTAATTAAAGATAAAAATATAGCGCTTGATAAACTGGGAGAAGACACAGGATATACCCTGTTGATGTACGCTTCTATTATTGAGGATATGAATGCCATGAAAAAGCTCTTGGATTTAGGGGCGAATCCTAATATTGTAGTTCCGTATAACGGATATAAAACTCCTTTACGACATGCTGTTGCACTTAATAATTACGAAATGCTTAAACTGCTTTTCAGCTATAAGGCCAACCCTAACCCGCAGTTAGGGGATTCTCCTCTGTATGATGCCATGATGATAGGTGGTGTGGATGATACGGAAAGGAAAATGATTGATTATTTGCTCAAGCAGGGAGCTGATATTAATAATCTTTCATATAGTGGAAACAACATTATGGAAGCTGCGGCAAGAGATGACCTGGATCTCACTACTTATTTTTTAGAAAAAGGAGGGAATCCTGTTATCCCGGGAACTGGTCTTTGTCCAATGGCAAGCTATATCGAATATAAAGACAAACAGAAAAAAGATCGTAATTTACCGGAAAGCCCATATTATGAAAAGCTGTCTGCAATTAAAAAAATCCTCATTGAAAAATACCAGGTACAATTTCCGGTAAAAAAAGACTTAACTGCTGAAGCAGCGCTTAGAATAAAGCTTTATGAAAAGCTGGATTCAAATGATAAGCTATCTGTTAATTTCAATAATAATTATGGCGAAAACCAGTATAAAAAGGATTTGGAATTAATCAAAAAGCCATAA
- a CDS encoding PAAR-like protein encodes MSQLYIAQDTPLFCSKGRRLIGIGVSSQSSVKLKNSSKLMATEDDRFKDNFICPEMMVAGALAGVAVAAAFSGGLFVLAAAAWAGSALIDDCLNICSFLCKGSDWENTHPKVRVENKKPLLQNSSLKCFIGGKVSFHLPPVSQLQEALLAAKMAQDSYEDNTGQTKELGDYSRINTDNQEELDKRFGAGVMKPEDFNTNEDNGFFSSLYYNDKTGEYFVAFRGSEAGDQFVKDWVIEDGGQAFGANTPQIEKTRSLAEKMDQNTGGKVNFTGHSLGGGNSAMASYYTGLKGYTFNARGVHANTLKYLDEKGAAKSTSNIVNYSTSNDILNGLQNNREGLLSTLAFSRIPGLNLLAGFGAVTGAAPRALGQQHEIFGYIEDNKGLGIKTLGSGHGAYADALEAMISTINTDVLANDI; translated from the coding sequence ATGAGCCAGTTATATATCGCACAGGATACGCCGCTTTTCTGCAGCAAGGGAAGAAGGCTTATAGGAATAGGAGTGAGCTCGCAGTCTTCAGTAAAATTGAAGAACAGCTCAAAGCTGATGGCCACTGAAGATGATCGGTTTAAAGATAATTTTATCTGTCCCGAAATGATGGTCGCCGGAGCTTTAGCAGGAGTAGCTGTAGCTGCTGCCTTTTCAGGGGGGCTCTTTGTACTGGCTGCTGCAGCCTGGGCTGGAAGTGCACTTATCGATGACTGTTTAAATATCTGCTCTTTTCTCTGTAAGGGGAGCGACTGGGAAAATACACATCCAAAAGTAAGGGTTGAAAATAAAAAGCCGTTACTTCAAAATTCCTCTTTGAAATGTTTTATCGGCGGTAAAGTAAGCTTTCATCTTCCTCCTGTCTCTCAATTACAAGAAGCTCTTTTAGCAGCAAAAATGGCTCAGGATTCTTATGAAGATAATACAGGACAGACCAAAGAGTTGGGAGACTATTCCCGTATAAACACTGATAATCAGGAGGAATTAGATAAACGATTCGGAGCAGGAGTTATGAAGCCTGAAGATTTTAATACCAATGAAGACAATGGCTTTTTCTCTTCTTTGTATTATAATGATAAGACGGGGGAATATTTTGTAGCATTCAGAGGTTCTGAAGCAGGAGATCAGTTTGTAAAAGACTGGGTTATAGAGGATGGTGGACAAGCATTTGGTGCAAATACTCCACAAATAGAAAAAACCAGAAGTTTGGCGGAAAAAATGGATCAGAACACTGGTGGGAAGGTCAATTTTACAGGACATTCCCTGGGTGGAGGTAATAGTGCAATGGCTTCTTATTATACAGGGCTTAAAGGATATACCTTCAACGCAAGAGGAGTTCATGCCAATACATTGAAGTATCTGGATGAAAAAGGAGCTGCAAAATCAACATCTAATATTGTTAATTACAGTACAAGTAATGATATCCTAAACGGATTGCAGAATAACAGGGAAGGTTTACTTTCTACTCTGGCATTTTCAAGAATTCCGGGACTTAATTTACTGGCTGGTTTTGGGGCTGTGACCGGAGCAGCACCAAGAGCTTTAGGTCAGCAACATGAAATTTTTGGCTATATTGAAGATAATAAAGGACTTGGCATTAAAACGCTTGGCAGCGGGCATGGTGCTTATGCAGATGCATTAGAGGCAATGATCTCAACAATTAATACAGATGTTCTAGCTAACGATATATAA
- a CDS encoding C40 family peptidase: MTPVLFEKNRSIKQLAALLIATSIVVSCGSAKSVSTKKKNTTKTVVKSENLRRLDSNFSGRVPSSINSILKDAEKYIGTPYKFGGNTSSGFDCSGFTVKVFEENDKKLPRRSSDQADAGKKIDINEVKPGDLLFFATGGGSRVSHVGIVHDIGSDGEIRFIHASTSKGVIISSLNEKYWNKAYLHAQRVL, encoded by the coding sequence ATGACGCCGGTATTATTTGAAAAAAACAGGAGTATAAAGCAGTTGGCTGCTTTATTGATTGCAACTTCCATAGTCGTTTCATGCGGAAGTGCTAAAAGTGTTTCTACAAAAAAGAAGAATACAACAAAAACGGTTGTGAAATCTGAAAATTTAAGAAGATTAGATTCTAATTTTAGTGGAAGGGTTCCTAGCTCTATCAACAGTATTCTGAAGGATGCCGAAAAATACATAGGAACTCCTTATAAGTTTGGAGGAAATACATCTTCCGGATTTGACTGTTCCGGATTTACCGTAAAGGTTTTTGAAGAAAATGACAAAAAGCTGCCGAGAAGATCGTCTGATCAGGCAGATGCCGGTAAGAAAATAGATATTAATGAGGTAAAACCAGGCGATCTGTTGTTTTTTGCAACAGGAGGAGGAAGCAGAGTATCTCATGTGGGAATTGTTCATGATATAGGTAGTGATGGAGAGATTCGGTTCATCCATGCTTCAACTTCAAAAGGGGTAATCATTTCTTCTCTCAACGAAAAATACTGGAATAAGGCTTATCTTCATGCTCAAAGAGTGCTTTAA
- a CDS encoding membrane lipoprotein lipid attachment site-containing protein, whose product MKKLFFLLLTTFALIGCSSDDDTIYDYIGTWSGTYEGSDKGGWNFVVGSDGTVNGTMHSDINDENYKITGHLNNSGELNASVGLPSKGDFRGKLGTDKKGNGSWTNAVPNPARSGSWAGEKDKKQ is encoded by the coding sequence ATGAAGAAACTTTTCTTTCTTTTATTAACGACTTTTGCATTGATAGGATGTAGCTCGGATGATGATACTATTTATGATTATATTGGAACCTGGTCCGGGACTTATGAAGGAAGTGACAAAGGCGGTTGGAACTTTGTAGTGGGAAGTGATGGAACAGTTAACGGAACCATGCATTCAGATATCAATGATGAAAATTATAAGATTACGGGGCATCTGAATAATTCAGGGGAATTAAATGCTTCCGTAGGTTTACCTTCAAAAGGAGATTTCAGAGGAAAGTTAGGAACAGATAAAAAAGGAAACGGAAGCTGGACGAATGCAGTACCGAATCCTGCAAGATCAGGATCTTGGGCCGGAGAGAAAGATAAAAAGCAATAA
- the istB gene encoding IS21-like element helper ATPase IstB, whose protein sequence is MNQATLEKMKHLKLHGMHRAFSTTMETGSISYTNDELIAYLIESEYDDRESRKVERLITTAKFRYRTFMEEITASSSRNIDKNTIGRLSSCDFISQKQNILITGSTGVGKSFIATAIGYKACTMGYKVMYFSINKLFSKLKMAKADGSYLKEIDRIEKQDLIILDDFGLQSLDNLKRQDFMEIIEDRHGKRSTIIASQLPVSAWHEVIAEQTIADAILDRMVHNSLRIDLKGESMRRKKADQKISSE, encoded by the coding sequence ATGAATCAGGCAACATTAGAAAAAATGAAACATTTAAAGCTCCACGGGATGCACAGGGCGTTTTCCACAACAATGGAAACAGGAAGTATCTCCTATACCAATGATGAACTTATAGCCTACTTGATTGAATCCGAGTATGACGACAGGGAAAGCAGAAAGGTAGAAAGATTGATTACCACAGCTAAGTTCAGATACAGGACATTTATGGAAGAGATTACGGCCTCTTCTTCCAGAAATATTGATAAGAATACTATTGGAAGATTATCTTCCTGCGATTTTATATCACAGAAACAGAATATTCTTATTACAGGCAGTACAGGAGTTGGAAAAAGTTTTATCGCAACTGCCATTGGATACAAAGCCTGTACAATGGGATATAAAGTCATGTACTTCAGCATCAACAAACTCTTCTCAAAGCTTAAGATGGCTAAGGCAGACGGATCTTACCTTAAAGAGATAGACCGAATAGAAAAGCAGGATCTTATTATCCTTGATGATTTTGGATTACAATCCCTGGATAATCTTAAACGTCAGGATTTTATGGAGATTATAGAAGACAGACACGGAAAACGTTCCACTATTATTGCTTCGCAACTGCCTGTAAGTGCCTGGCATGAAGTCATTGCGGAACAAACAATAGCCGATGCAATACTTGACAGAATGGTTCACAACTCCCTGAGAATAGACCTTAAAGGAGAATCGATGAGAAGAAAAAAAGCTGATCAGAAAATCAGCTCAGAGTAA